A region of the Solidesulfovibrio fructosivorans JJ] genome:
GGCGGACGCGGCAGGCAGGGGAGAGAGGAAAGAGCGGGGCTCTGCCCCGTACCCCGGCAGAGGCGCTGCCTCTGCACTCCGCCGGGAGGCCACGGGCCCCCCGGACCCCCCCGTCCGGTGTGCTCTGGTCGGGCGGGGGCTCTGGTTGCGCGCGGTCTGGCGGAGAGTGGAGAAGATGGAGGCGGAATTTGTCGGGACGGTGCATGTCGCTTCGCGACAAGCTCGTCCCGACAAATTCCGCCTCCACCACGCCGGTCGCCCCTTTGGGGCGACATTTCAGAAAAATTGCTTGTTCTTGAAATGCGGCGCTTCGCCGCTGGCGCGGTTGTTGCCGCAATCGTGTCCGGCGTCGAGGGGCGTTAGCCCCTCGTGTCGCCGGGCCGATTGCGGCAACAAACAACCCGTCCTCACCACCACCCTCCAACACCTCCACCCGTCATCCCAACCCGGTAAAGGGAGGTCCGGAGGGCATAAGCCCTCCGGCGGGGTCCGGGGCAGCGCCCCGCTTCCGTTCCTCCACCTCCTCCCTACAGGCTGAACCCGAGCTTCGCCAATCCGGCCTTGTCGGCCTCCAGGGTGCCGCCGCTGGTGGTCAGGTAGTCGCCGACCATGAGTCCGTCGGCGCCGGCGGTCATGGGGGCGAGGGGGGCGGTCGCGCCGTAGACGGTGGGGCGGCCGCCGCAGATGCGCAGATGGCGGTCGGGCAGCAGGAAGCGCAGCAGGATGACGATGCGGGTGGCTTCGTCGGGCGTGAGCGGCGGCCGGCCTCCCAGGGGCGTGCCCGGGATGGGGCTTAAGAAATTGATGGGGATGGACATGGCCCCGGCTTCGAGAAGGGTCTGGGCCAGGTCGGCGCGGTCGGCCCAGGATTCGCCCATGCCGAACAGGCCGCCGGAGCAGATGGGGATGCCGAGGCGTTTGCAGGTGCGCAGCACGGCCAGGTTGTCCTCGAAGCTGCGGGTGGTGCAGATGCGCGGGTAGAAGGCGCGCGAGGTTTCGAGGTTGTGGTGGTAGGCGGCGAGTCCGGCGCTCTTGAGCCGGGCCAGGGCGTCGTCCGGCAGCACGCCGAAGGAGGCGTCGGCGGCCATGCCGCAGGCGGTGATGCCGGCGATGGCGGTGGCGGCGTGTTCCAGTTCGGCCTGGGGCAGGGCCTTGCCCGAGGCGACGATGCCGAAGCGGGCCACGCCAGCGTCGTGCATGGCCTTGGCGGCGGCGACGATGCGTTCCGGCGCGAGAAAGGGGTATTCGGGCGCGCTGGTGTGGTGGTGTCCGGACTGGGCGCAGAAGGCGCAGTTCTCGCCGCAGCGGCCGGATTTGGCGCTGATGATGGCGCAAAGCGAGGCGGCGTTGCCGAGGCGGGCGCGGCGGATGGCGTCGGCGGCCCGGGCCAGGGCGGCGAGTTCGGGGCCCTCGGCCCGGGGCAGGGCGGCCAGCAGCCGGTCGCGGTCGATGTCGGAGAGGAATGCGCCGGCCAGCAGCGGACGGGACAGTTCCTGGGAGAGGGTGGTTTGGTGCGTCATGGTTGTTTCCCGGGGGAAT
Encoded here:
- the bioB gene encoding biotin synthase BioB; the encoded protein is MTHQTTLSQELSRPLLAGAFLSDIDRDRLLAALPRAEGPELAALARAADAIRRARLGNAASLCAIISAKSGRCGENCAFCAQSGHHHTSAPEYPFLAPERIVAAAKAMHDAGVARFGIVASGKALPQAELEHAATAIAGITACGMAADASFGVLPDDALARLKSAGLAAYHHNLETSRAFYPRICTTRSFEDNLAVLRTCKRLGIPICSGGLFGMGESWADRADLAQTLLEAGAMSIPINFLSPIPGTPLGGRPPLTPDEATRIVILLRFLLPDRHLRICGGRPTVYGATAPLAPMTAGADGLMVGDYLTTSGGTLEADKAGLAKLGFSL